In Micromonospora sp. NBC_01813, the following are encoded in one genomic region:
- the nuoF gene encoding NADH-quinone oxidoreductase subunit NuoF: MTEPRRETLEKLTPVLTKRWLSPDAWRIDVYEQLDGYAALRKVLAGAPGGGRDRGGDPVHPDDLIKLVKDAGLRGRGGAGFPAGLKWGFIPQGDGKPHYLVVNADEGEPGTCKDLPLMMYDPHSLVEGVIIASYAIRASRAFIYIRGEAVHAARRLRNAVDEAYRAGYLGTDILGSGFNLDVVVHSGAGAYICGEETALLDSLEGFRGQPRLRPPFPATHGLYACPTVVNNVGTIASVPYIVLGGAAWWKTMGTEKSSGPMIYSLSGRIANPGQYECSMGITLRELIELAGGMQPGHELRFWTPGGSSTPLLTAEHLDVPLDFEGVAAAGSILGTTATQIFSDQDCPVYATYRWLEFYHHESCGKCTPCREGNYWMVRVFRRILAGQGTHEDLDTLLDTCDNILGRSFCGLGDGATSSVTSSLKYFKQDYLDYIEGRKAPKLSEKALVGAH; this comes from the coding sequence CCGGTCCTCACCAAGCGCTGGTTGTCGCCGGACGCCTGGCGGATCGACGTCTACGAGCAGCTCGACGGCTACGCGGCGCTGCGCAAGGTGCTCGCCGGCGCACCGGGCGGCGGCCGTGACCGTGGCGGCGACCCGGTGCACCCGGACGACCTGATCAAACTGGTCAAGGACGCCGGGCTGCGTGGCCGCGGCGGTGCCGGCTTCCCCGCCGGCCTGAAGTGGGGCTTCATCCCGCAGGGCGACGGCAAGCCGCACTACCTGGTGGTCAACGCCGACGAAGGCGAGCCCGGCACCTGCAAGGACCTGCCGCTGATGATGTACGACCCGCACTCGCTGGTCGAAGGCGTCATCATCGCCTCGTACGCGATCCGGGCCAGCCGCGCCTTCATCTACATCCGGGGCGAGGCGGTGCACGCCGCCCGGCGGCTGCGCAACGCCGTCGACGAGGCCTACCGGGCCGGCTACCTCGGCACCGACATCCTCGGCTCCGGCTTCAACCTGGACGTGGTGGTGCACAGCGGCGCCGGCGCGTACATCTGCGGCGAGGAGACCGCGCTGCTGGACTCCCTCGAAGGCTTCCGGGGCCAGCCCCGACTCCGCCCGCCGTTCCCGGCCACCCACGGCCTGTACGCCTGCCCCACGGTGGTCAACAACGTCGGCACCATCGCCAGCGTGCCGTACATCGTGCTCGGCGGCGCCGCCTGGTGGAAGACCATGGGTACGGAGAAGTCGTCCGGCCCGATGATCTACTCGCTCTCCGGTCGGATCGCCAACCCCGGCCAGTACGAATGCTCGATGGGGATCACCCTGCGCGAGCTGATCGAGCTGGCCGGCGGCATGCAACCCGGCCACGAGCTGCGGTTCTGGACCCCGGGTGGGTCGTCGACCCCGCTGCTGACCGCCGAGCACCTGGACGTGCCACTCGACTTCGAAGGGGTGGCCGCCGCCGGCTCGATCCTCGGCACCACCGCCACCCAGATCTTCTCCGACCAGGACTGTCCGGTCTACGCGACCTACCGGTGGCTGGAGTTCTACCACCACGAGTCGTGCGGCAAGTGCACTCCCTGCCGCGAGGGCAACTACTGGATGGTGCGGGTCTTCCGGCGGATTCTGGCCGGTCAGGGCACCCACGAGGACCTCGACACCCTGTTGGACACCTGCGACAACATCCTCGGCCGCTCGTTCTGCGGCCTCGGCGACGGCGCGACCAGCTCGGTGACGTCCTCGCTGAAGTACTTCAAGCAGGACTACCTCGACTACATCGAGGGTCGCAAGGCGCCGAAGCTGTCGGAGAAAGCATTGGTAGGTGCTCACTGA
- a CDS encoding NADH-quinone oxidoreductase subunit G: protein MAEVAKTTETVTLTIDGVEVTAPKGSLLIRVAEKLGVEIPRFCDHPLLAPAGACRQCLVDVEGQRKPVASCTQTVAEGMVVRTQLTSEVAKKAQQGIMELLLVNHPLDCPMCDKGGECPLQNQAMSTGRPESRFHEHKREYPKPVEISSQVLLDRERCVLCQRCTRFSEEIAGDTFIDLMDRSSGEQINVYRDEAFGADPAPDGESGAGDEPFNSYFSGNTVQICPVGALTGAQYRFRARPFDLVSSPSVCEHCSAGCAQRTDHRRGKVMRRLAGDDPAVNEEWNCDKGRWGFRYATATDRLTTPLVRDADTGELREASWSEAFAVAAEGLRNARDGAYGVGVLAGGRLTVEDAYAYAKFARVALRTNDIDFRSRPIAATAGSTEEADFLAARVAGSNDVTYADVERAPVVVIAGLEPEEECPILFLRLRKAYTKKGLRVVALAPYLSPGLEKLGATLVTAVPGDEARLLTEDATVTEALARSGAILIVGERLATVPGGLSAAGAVAERAGAKLAWVPRRAGDRGAVDAGCLPNLLPGGRPVADAAARAELTGAWDIGAGIIPSEPGRDVDAIIAATAAGKIGALVVAGVDPADLADPRLAEDALDAVPFLVSLEIRGSAVTRRADVVFPVAPVVEKSGSFVDWEGRLRTFEAVLDTTAMADSRVLDALAAQLGVALGTGEVNLIRRELGALPATKAQRPGLPLVDPVAPASPAAGEAVLATWHHLIDLGALTDGDTHLGGTARLPVVRLAKSLAGALGVADGDPVTVGTERGAITLPAAVTDLLPDGVVWLPTNSPGSTVRRSLGVVSGAVVKVSAAASPNGTASRDGVTSPNVGGLR from the coding sequence GTGGCAGAGGTAGCCAAGACCACCGAGACGGTGACGCTGACCATCGACGGTGTCGAGGTCACCGCGCCGAAGGGGTCGCTGCTGATCCGGGTCGCCGAGAAGCTGGGCGTCGAGATCCCCCGGTTCTGCGACCACCCGCTGCTCGCCCCGGCCGGTGCCTGCCGGCAGTGCCTGGTCGACGTGGAGGGCCAGCGCAAGCCGGTCGCCTCCTGCACCCAGACCGTCGCCGAAGGCATGGTGGTCCGCACCCAGCTCACCTCCGAGGTGGCCAAGAAGGCCCAGCAGGGGATCATGGAGCTGCTGCTGGTCAACCACCCCCTCGACTGCCCGATGTGCGACAAGGGCGGCGAGTGCCCACTGCAGAACCAGGCGATGTCCACCGGCCGGCCGGAGTCGCGCTTCCACGAACACAAGCGGGAATACCCCAAACCGGTCGAGATCTCCAGCCAGGTGCTGCTGGACCGGGAACGCTGCGTGCTCTGCCAGCGCTGCACCCGATTCTCCGAGGAGATCGCCGGGGACACCTTCATCGACCTGATGGACCGCTCCTCCGGCGAGCAGATCAACGTCTACCGGGACGAGGCGTTCGGCGCCGACCCGGCACCCGACGGCGAATCCGGGGCCGGCGACGAGCCGTTCAACTCCTACTTCTCCGGCAACACCGTGCAGATCTGCCCGGTGGGCGCGCTCACCGGCGCCCAGTACCGGTTCCGGGCCCGCCCGTTCGACCTGGTCTCCTCACCGAGCGTCTGCGAGCACTGCTCGGCCGGCTGCGCCCAGCGCACCGACCACCGGCGCGGCAAGGTGATGCGCCGGCTGGCCGGCGACGACCCAGCGGTCAACGAGGAATGGAACTGCGACAAGGGCCGGTGGGGTTTCCGCTACGCCACCGCCACCGACCGGCTCACCACCCCGCTGGTACGCGACGCCGACACCGGTGAACTGCGCGAAGCCTCCTGGAGCGAGGCCTTCGCGGTCGCCGCCGAAGGGCTGCGCAACGCCCGCGACGGCGCGTACGGGGTCGGGGTGCTGGCTGGCGGCCGGCTCACCGTCGAGGACGCCTACGCGTACGCGAAGTTCGCCCGGGTCGCGCTGCGGACCAACGACATCGACTTCCGGTCCCGGCCGATCGCCGCGACGGCCGGCTCCACCGAGGAGGCCGACTTCCTGGCCGCCCGGGTGGCCGGCAGCAACGACGTGACGTACGCCGACGTCGAGCGGGCACCGGTCGTGGTGATCGCCGGGCTGGAACCGGAGGAGGAGTGCCCGATCCTCTTCCTGCGGTTGCGCAAGGCGTACACCAAGAAGGGGCTACGGGTGGTCGCCCTGGCCCCGTACCTGAGCCCGGGGCTGGAGAAGCTCGGCGCGACCCTGGTGACGGCGGTTCCGGGTGACGAGGCCCGGCTGCTCACCGAGGACGCGACGGTCACCGAGGCACTCGCCCGCTCCGGCGCGATCCTGATCGTCGGCGAGCGGCTGGCCACCGTACCCGGTGGGTTGTCGGCCGCCGGCGCGGTCGCCGAGCGGGCCGGCGCGAAGCTGGCCTGGGTGCCCCGCCGGGCCGGGGACCGCGGCGCGGTCGACGCCGGCTGCCTGCCGAACCTGCTGCCCGGTGGTCGTCCGGTCGCCGACGCGGCGGCCCGGGCGGAGCTGACCGGGGCCTGGGACATCGGCGCCGGGATCATCCCGTCCGAGCCGGGCCGCGACGTCGACGCGATCATCGCGGCGACCGCGGCCGGCAAGATCGGTGCTCTGGTCGTCGCCGGGGTCGACCCGGCGGACCTGGCCGATCCGCGACTGGCCGAGGATGCGCTCGACGCGGTGCCGTTCCTGGTCAGCCTGGAGATCCGGGGCAGCGCGGTGACCCGCCGCGCGGACGTGGTGTTCCCGGTCGCGCCCGTGGTGGAGAAATCCGGCAGCTTCGTCGACTGGGAGGGCCGGCTGCGGACCTTCGAGGCGGTGCTGGACACGACCGCGATGGCCGACTCCCGGGTGCTCGACGCGCTCGCCGCCCAGTTGGGCGTCGCTCTCGGCACCGGCGAGGTCAACCTGATCCGCCGGGAGCTGGGTGCGCTGCCGGCGACCAAGGCGCAACGCCCCGGCCTGCCGCTGGTCGACCCGGTGGCCCCGGCCAGCCCGGCGGCCGGCGAAGCGGTCCTGGCCACCTGGCATCACCTGATCGACCTGGGCGCGTTGACCGACGGGGACACCCACCTGGGCGGCACCGCCCGGCTACCGGTGGTCCGGCTGGCGAAGTCGCTGGCCGGCGCGCTCGGCGTCGCCGACGGAGACCCGGTCACCGTCGGCACCGAACGGGGCGCGATCACCCTGCCGGCGGCGGTGACCGACCTGCTGCCCGACGGCGTGGTGTGGCTGCCGACCAACTCGCCCGGCTCGACGGTGCGCCGTAGCCTCGGCGTGGTCTCCGGCGCGGTGGTCAAGGTCAGTGCGGCCGCCAGTCCCAACGGCACCGCCAGCCGCGACGGTGTGACGAGCCCGAACGTAGGGGGTCTGCGGTGA
- the nuoH gene encoding NADH-quinone oxidoreductase subunit NuoH, with protein MNPVAQDPNLSDFGLDPWWLILIKVVFAFAFGLVGTLLGVWFERRVVGRMQVRPGPNQAGPFGLLQTLADGLKMAFKEDILPKAADKVVYFFAPTISVICAVTALSVIPFGPMVSIFGTQTPLQVTDVPVAVLVLLACSSMGVYGLVLGGWASGSTYPLLGGLRSTAQVISYEIALGLSVVGVFMTAGTMSTSEIVTAQAGGDRFYSIGGFDLYAPGWYAILLLPSFIIFFIAAVAETNRAPFDLPEAESELVAGYMTEYSSLKFALFMLSEYVAMVTMSAVTVTLFLGGWRAPFPISIWDGANSGWWPMLWFMGKVILLVFVFVWLRGTLPRLRYDQFMRFGWKVLLPINLVWILALGGIRVTSDWERNDRLIAIGIPVAILLAVVIFWPTRRERPTQTLQEQVDARPTGSFPLPPMDLQVPPSPRAKRAVAEREPAQVGPATDDKEV; from the coding sequence GTGAACCCAGTGGCACAGGATCCGAACCTGTCCGACTTCGGGCTGGATCCGTGGTGGCTGATCCTGATCAAGGTCGTCTTCGCCTTCGCCTTCGGCCTGGTCGGCACCCTGCTCGGCGTCTGGTTCGAGCGCCGGGTCGTCGGCCGGATGCAGGTGCGGCCCGGCCCGAACCAGGCCGGTCCGTTCGGTCTGCTGCAGACTCTGGCCGACGGCCTGAAGATGGCCTTCAAGGAGGACATCCTGCCGAAGGCCGCCGACAAGGTGGTCTACTTCTTCGCCCCGACGATCTCGGTGATCTGCGCGGTGACCGCCCTGTCGGTGATCCCGTTCGGGCCGATGGTGAGCATCTTCGGCACCCAGACCCCGCTGCAGGTCACCGACGTGCCGGTGGCGGTGCTGGTGCTGCTGGCCTGCTCGTCGATGGGCGTGTACGGCCTGGTGCTGGGCGGCTGGGCGTCCGGGTCGACGTACCCGCTGCTCGGTGGGCTGCGGTCGACGGCGCAGGTGATCTCGTACGAGATCGCGTTGGGGCTGTCGGTGGTCGGCGTCTTCATGACCGCCGGCACCATGTCCACCAGCGAGATCGTCACCGCGCAGGCCGGTGGAGACCGGTTCTACTCGATCGGCGGGTTCGACCTCTACGCCCCGGGCTGGTACGCGATCCTGCTGCTGCCCAGCTTCATCATCTTCTTCATCGCCGCCGTGGCGGAGACCAACCGGGCACCGTTCGACCTGCCAGAGGCCGAGTCCGAACTGGTCGCCGGCTACATGACCGAGTACAGCTCGCTGAAGTTCGCGCTGTTCATGCTCTCCGAGTACGTCGCCATGGTGACCATGTCGGCGGTGACGGTGACGCTGTTCCTCGGCGGCTGGCGGGCACCGTTCCCGATCAGCATCTGGGACGGGGCGAACTCCGGCTGGTGGCCGATGCTCTGGTTCATGGGCAAGGTGATCCTGCTCGTCTTCGTCTTCGTCTGGCTGCGCGGCACCCTGCCCCGGCTGCGCTACGACCAGTTCATGCGGTTCGGCTGGAAGGTGCTGCTGCCGATCAACCTGGTCTGGATCCTGGCGCTCGGCGGCATCCGGGTGACCAGCGACTGGGAGCGCAACGACCGGCTGATCGCGATCGGCATCCCGGTCGCCATCCTGCTGGCGGTGGTGATCTTCTGGCCGACCCGCCGGGAGCGCCCGACGCAGACCCTGCAGGAGCAGGTCGACGCACGACCGACGGGCAGCTTCCCGTTGCCACCGATGGACCTGCAGGTCCCGCCGAGCCCACGGGCCAAGCGGGCGGTAGCCGAACGGGAGCCGGCCCAGGTCGGTCCCGCCACCGACGACAAGGAGGTGTGA
- the nuoI gene encoding NADH-quinone oxidoreductase subunit NuoI: MGAITGTFKGFGVTFSHMFKKVVTTDYPFKPPVSAPRYHGRHILNRHPDGLEKCIGCELCAWACPADAIYVEGGDNTEEQRFSPGERYASTYQINYARCIFCGLCIEACPTRSLTMSNEYELARDSRQDLIFTKEQLLAPLLPGMEQPPHPMRLGDTEKDYYVGALTNPGTSAGAERAPWSEQGTEDGSGTTGKVEP; encoded by the coding sequence GTGGGCGCGATCACGGGAACGTTCAAGGGGTTCGGAGTCACCTTCTCGCACATGTTCAAGAAGGTGGTCACCACCGACTACCCGTTCAAGCCGCCGGTGTCCGCGCCGCGCTACCACGGCCGGCACATCCTCAACCGGCACCCGGACGGGCTGGAGAAGTGCATCGGCTGCGAGCTGTGCGCCTGGGCCTGCCCGGCGGACGCGATCTACGTCGAGGGCGGCGACAACACCGAGGAGCAGCGCTTCTCCCCGGGTGAGCGGTACGCCAGCACCTACCAGATCAACTACGCCCGCTGCATCTTCTGCGGGCTCTGCATCGAGGCCTGCCCGACCCGCTCGCTGACCATGAGCAACGAGTACGAGCTGGCCCGCGACTCACGGCAGGACCTGATCTTCACCAAGGAGCAGCTGCTGGCGCCGCTGCTGCCCGGGATGGAGCAGCCGCCGCACCCGATGCGACTGGGCGACACCGAGAAGGACTACTACGTCGGGGCGCTGACCAACCCGGGCACCTCGGCCGGTGCCGAACGGGCGCCCTGGTCGGAGCAGGGCACCGAGGACGGCTCGGGTACGACGGGAAAGGTTGAGCCATGA